The Deltaproteobacteria bacterium genome includes the window GCCAGGCCACGGGCAGTGCAAGTATGAGTGCCAGAAAGGTCCCGATCACGGCAATCAAGAAAGTATCGAAGGTAGCCCTGCCCAGTTCGAGCACATACGGCCAGTTGGGGGGAAAGAACCGGGTAATCGCCCGCCATACCTGCTGGAGATCACCGACCTTTCTCCAGTCCGTCCCCACAACGAAAACCCCGTAGGTAGACCAGGCCATCACGCCGGTCAGAGCCAACAGCAGAAGATACCGGTATATCCCTAGGCCTCTCTCCTCACCAGATGGAGCCATAACTCCCCCTTCCTCATCGGCCTGGCGTTGACTCCCTCAGATCTTGTACCGGTAGACCTCCTCGAGCCTCTTCTGGTCGAATTCGTCCGCCCTACCCTCGGAAACGACCGTTCCGTCACGCATTGCGACGATCCTATCCGCATACTCCAGAGCCAGATTGACATCGTGAATGCTGATCAACACCGGAACGCCCAGCTTCTTGGATATCTGATGGAATTCGTTCATTACGTCATGCCCTATTGCCGGATCAAGGCTCGAAGTCGGTTCATCTACCAGAAGCAGCCTCGGGTCCTGGATCAAGGCGCGTGCAATACCCACACGCTGCCGCTGGCCACCGCTCAGCTCGTCGGCCCGTTTGTACAGATAGGGCCTGATTCCCACAACCTCGCTGATCTCCACGGCTCTTCTCACATCTGCCTCTGGAAACCTACGCAGCACACTCCTCCACAGACTCGTATAACCGAGCCGCCCGGAAAGGATATTCTGGATTACCGTCAGTTTTTCGACCAGGTTGAATTCCTGAAAGATCATGCCCATCTTTCTCCGGGCG containing:
- the phnC gene encoding phosphonate ABC transporter ATP-binding protein, producing MEALVVENLQKTYPDGTRALKGVSVRVDKKEFVGLIGLSGSGKSTLLRCINRLVEPDSGKVFLEGIEITSLGKRELRHARRKMGMIFQEFNLVEKLTVIQNILSGRLGYTSLWRSVLRRFPEADVRRAVEISEVVGIRPYLYKRADELSGGQRQRVGIARALIQDPRLLLVDEPTSSLDPAIGHDVMNEFHQISKKLGVPVLISIHDVNLALEYADRIVAMRDGTVVSEGRADEFDQKRLEEVYRYKI